The Sesamum indicum cultivar Zhongzhi No. 13 linkage group LG6, S_indicum_v1.0, whole genome shotgun sequence genome has a segment encoding these proteins:
- the LOC105165290 gene encoding DAR GTPase 3, chloroplastic isoform X2, whose protein sequence is MAAQLSGIWLNTPAVTLAGNLLHCRRSPSATLSAVHTSTSSPTIQIVGGKNLGWNGLQSSKLGSTLDIDIEEFDWIELDADLYHWTKALRPVQWYPGHIAKTEKELKDQLKLMDVVIEVRDARIPMSTSHPQMDSWLGNRKRIIVLNREDMISTADRNAWASYYARQGTKVVFSNGQLGMGTMKLNRLAKALAGGVNIKRKAKGLLPRPVRAGIIGYPNVGKSSLINRLLKRRMCPAAPRPGVTRELKWVRFGKDLELLDSPGIIPMRINDQSAAIKLAICDDIGERSYDVTEVAAILVQMLARLPAVGNIALRDRYKIETDGRVGRIFIQKLALQLFNGDTHQAAFRVLSDFRKGKFGWVALERPPR, encoded by the exons ATGGCAGCTCAGCTCTCTGGTATCTGGCTCAACACCCCAGCAGTCACACTTGCAGGAAACTTACTCCACTGCCGCCGCTCGCCGTCCGCCACTCTCTCTGCCGTCCATACTTCCACCTCTTCCCCCACCATCCAG ATTGTTGGTGGGAAAAATTTGGGATGGAATGGACTGCAGAGCTCAAAACTCGGTAGCACTTTGGATATTGACATTGAAGAATTTGATTGGATAGAATTAGACGCTGATCTTTATCATTGGACAAAAGCATTACGTCCGGTTCAG TGGTATCCTGGTCACATTGCAAAAACTGAAAAGGAACTCAAGGACCAGCTGAAATTGATGGACGTTGTGATAGAAGTTCGAGATGCTAGGATACCAATGTCCACTAGCCATCCACAG ATGGATTCATGGTTGGGAAATAGGAAGAGGATTATTGTTTTGAATCGAGAAGACATGATATCTACAGCTGACCGAAATGCTTGGGCTAGTTACTATGCCAGGCAGGGGACAAAGGTGGTTTTCTCAAATGGACAGCTCGGAATG GGTACAATGAAGCTAAATAGGTTAGCGAAGGCATTGGCTGGTGGTGTAAATATCAAGCGCAAAGCCAAGGGGCTACTTCCTCGTCCT GTTCGTGCTGGAATAATCGGCTATCCCAATGTTGGTAAATCATCTCTCATAAACCGATTGCTTAAGCGTCGGATGTGTCCTGCAGCTCCAAGACCAGGTGTTACAAGAGAGCTAAA GTGGGTTCGCTTTGGGAAAGACTTGGAATTGCTGGATTCTCCTGGAATAATTCCAATGAGGATCAATGATCAGTCAGCTGCTATAAAACTTGCCATATGTGATGACATTGGGGAGCGATCTTATGATGTTACTGAAGTTGCAGCAATTCTTGTGCAGATGTTGGCACGGCTTCCAGCAGTAG GTAATATAGCTCTTCGTGACCGCTACAAGATTGAGACAGATGGTCGGGTTGGTAGAAT TTTCATTCAGAAGCTTGCTCTTCAGTTGTTCAACGGGGACACTCATCAAGCAGCATTTCGTGTCTTGTCAGATTTCCGTAAAGGAAAATTTGGTTGGGTAGCCCTTGAGAGGCCTCCAAGGTAG
- the LOC105165290 gene encoding DAR GTPase 3, chloroplastic isoform X1, giving the protein MAAQLSGIWLNTPAVTLAGNLLHCRRSPSATLSAVHTSTSSPTIQIVGGKNLGWNGLQSSKLGSTLDIDIEEFDWIELDADLYHWTKALRPVQWYPGHIAKTEKELKDQLKLMDVVIEVRDARIPMSTSHPQMDSWLGNRKRIIVLNREDMISTADRNAWASYYARQGTKVVFSNGQLGMGTMKLNRLAKALAGGVNIKRKAKGLLPRPKTGQGNHYVLQLVDMLQYTVLYLLSICFEENLVPVNQSNSLDSVRRRGKVRAGIIGYPNVGKSSLINRLLKRRMCPAAPRPGVTRELKWVRFGKDLELLDSPGIIPMRINDQSAAIKLAICDDIGERSYDVTEVAAILVQMLARLPAVGNIALRDRYKIETDGRVGRIFIQKLALQLFNGDTHQAAFRVLSDFRKGKFGWVALERPPR; this is encoded by the exons ATGGCAGCTCAGCTCTCTGGTATCTGGCTCAACACCCCAGCAGTCACACTTGCAGGAAACTTACTCCACTGCCGCCGCTCGCCGTCCGCCACTCTCTCTGCCGTCCATACTTCCACCTCTTCCCCCACCATCCAG ATTGTTGGTGGGAAAAATTTGGGATGGAATGGACTGCAGAGCTCAAAACTCGGTAGCACTTTGGATATTGACATTGAAGAATTTGATTGGATAGAATTAGACGCTGATCTTTATCATTGGACAAAAGCATTACGTCCGGTTCAG TGGTATCCTGGTCACATTGCAAAAACTGAAAAGGAACTCAAGGACCAGCTGAAATTGATGGACGTTGTGATAGAAGTTCGAGATGCTAGGATACCAATGTCCACTAGCCATCCACAG ATGGATTCATGGTTGGGAAATAGGAAGAGGATTATTGTTTTGAATCGAGAAGACATGATATCTACAGCTGACCGAAATGCTTGGGCTAGTTACTATGCCAGGCAGGGGACAAAGGTGGTTTTCTCAAATGGACAGCTCGGAATG GGTACAATGAAGCTAAATAGGTTAGCGAAGGCATTGGCTGGTGGTGTAAATATCAAGCGCAAAGCCAAGGGGCTACTTCCTCGTCCT AAGACCGGCCAGGGCAATCATTATGTCCTGCAATTAGTAGATATGCTACAGTATACCGTCCTTTACCTTCTCTCTATTTGTTTCGAAGAAAATCTTGTTCCTGTGAATCAATCCAATAGTTTAGATTCAGTTAGAAGAAGAGGTAAG GTTCGTGCTGGAATAATCGGCTATCCCAATGTTGGTAAATCATCTCTCATAAACCGATTGCTTAAGCGTCGGATGTGTCCTGCAGCTCCAAGACCAGGTGTTACAAGAGAGCTAAA GTGGGTTCGCTTTGGGAAAGACTTGGAATTGCTGGATTCTCCTGGAATAATTCCAATGAGGATCAATGATCAGTCAGCTGCTATAAAACTTGCCATATGTGATGACATTGGGGAGCGATCTTATGATGTTACTGAAGTTGCAGCAATTCTTGTGCAGATGTTGGCACGGCTTCCAGCAGTAG GTAATATAGCTCTTCGTGACCGCTACAAGATTGAGACAGATGGTCGGGTTGGTAGAAT TTTCATTCAGAAGCTTGCTCTTCAGTTGTTCAACGGGGACACTCATCAAGCAGCATTTCGTGTCTTGTCAGATTTCCGTAAAGGAAAATTTGGTTGGGTAGCCCTTGAGAGGCCTCCAAGGTAG
- the LOC105165291 gene encoding ARM REPEAT PROTEIN INTERACTING WITH ABF2: MENQNQNSGRRHRENSASASSSSRRSLKRKLDEEFGDDRGRIGGESPPDSHQDLVREVRTQVEILDSAFSSNEQDRASAKRAIHVLSELAKNEDIVNVIVDCAAVPVLVKHLQAPPPVREGESGPRPYEHEVEKGSAFTLGLLAIKPEHQQLIVDAGALPHLVDLLKRHSYSPHSRAVNGVIRRAADAITNLAHENSSIKTRVRIEGGIPPLVELLEFADPKVQRAAAGALRTLAFKNDENKNQIVECNALPTLILMLRSEDAAIHYEAVGVIGNLVHSSPNIKKEVLAAGALQPVIGLLSSCCSESQREAALLLGQFAATDSDCKVHIVQRGAVPPLIEMLQSPDAQLKEMSAFALGRLAQDTHNQAGIAHSGGIVPLLKLLESKNGSLQHNAAFALYGLADNEDNVADLIRVGGVQKLQDGEFIVQPTRDCVAKTLKRLEEKIHGRVLSHLLYMMRVGEKNVQRRVALALAHLCSPDDQRTIFIDNNGLGLLLELLESTNPKHQRESSMALCRLANKASSLSPIDAAPPSPIPQVYLGEQYVNNPTLSDVTFLVEGKRFYAHRICLLASSDAFRAMFDGGYRERDAKDIEIPNIRWDVFELMMRYIYTGSVDVNLDIAQDLLRAADQYLLEGLKRLCEYTIAQDISAENVSLMFELSEAFNALSLRHACILFTLEKFDKLCIMPWYPQLIQRILPETRNYFVRMLTRPIHAELRR; encoded by the exons ATGGAGAACCAGAACCAGAACTCGGGGCGGCGCCACCGCGAGAATTCGGCTTCGGCGTCGTCGTCTTCGCGGAGGAGCTTGAAGAGGAAACTTGACGAGGAGTTCGGCGACGATCGCGGAAGGATCGGCGGTGAATCGCCTCCCGATTCGCACCAAGATCTCGTGCGGGAAGTCCGCACTCAAGTTGAGATCCTCGATTCCGCTTTCTCCTCCAACGAGCAAGATCGCGCGTCCGCCAAACGCGCCATACACGTCCTGTCCGAACTCGCCAAGAACG AGGATATCGTGAATGTGATAGTCGACTGTGCGGCGGTCCCAGTGCTGGTAAAGCATCTACAGGCTCCGCCGCCGGTGAGGGAGGGAGAAAGTGGTCCAAGACCGTACGAGCATGAAGTGGAGAAAGGAAGTGCTTTCACTCTTGGACTTCTTGCCATTAAA CCGGAGCATCAGCAGCTCATTGTCGATGCGGGAGCTCTTCCCCATCTTGTGGATCTGTTGAAGAGGCATAGCTATAGTCCTCACTCTCGGGCAGTAAATGGTGTCATTAGGAGAGCAGCTGATGCAATCACTAATCTTGCTCATGAGAATAGTAGCATTAAAACCCGTGTTAG GATTGAGGGTGGTATCCCTCCTCTTGTTGAATTGCTCGAATTTGCGGATCCAAAGGTGCAGAGGGCAGCAGCTGGAGCCCTTCGGACTCTCGCTTTTAAAAATGATGAGAACAAAAACCAG aTTGTGGAATGCAATGCTCTACCAACGCTTATACTAATGCTGCGATCTGAGGATGCTGCCATACATTATGAAGCG GTTGGTGTTATTGGTAATCTGGTCCACTCATCTCCAAACATTAAGAAGGAAGTCCTTGCCGCTGGAGCTTTGCAACCTGTAATTGGATTACTCAG CTCCTGCTGTTCGGAGAGCCAAAGAGAAGCTGCTCTACTTCTTGGGCAATTTGCTGCAACAGATTCAGACTGTAAG GTGCACATTGTTCAAAGAGGTGCTGTGCCTCCACTCATAGAAATGCTCCAATCACCAGATGCTCAATTAAAGGAAATGTCAGCCTTTGCCCTGGGGAGGCTAGCTCAG GATACTCACAATCAAGCTGGTATTGCTCACAGTGGTGGGATAGTGCCTTTGCTGAAGCTTCTTGAATCCAAAAATGGATCTCTGCAGCATAATGCTGCATTTGCTCTTTACGGGCTTGCAGATAATGAG GATAATGTTGCAGATCTTATTAGGGTGGGAGGTGTTCAAAAACTTCAAGATGGTGAATTTATTGTCCAA CCTACTAGGGATTGTGTAGCCAAGACACTAAAAAGACTTGAAGAGAAGATCCATGGGCGG GTATTGAGTCATTTATTGTACATGATGCGTGTGGGAGAAAAGAATGTTCAGAGACGTGTGGCTCTGGCTCTTGCACATCTTTGTTCTCCTGATGACCAAAGAACCATCTTCATTGATAACAATG GACTGGGGCTTCTTTTGGAGCTTCTGGAATCCACTAACCCAAAGCACCAAAGAGAGAGTTCCATGGCATTGTGCAGGTTGGCTAATAAAGCAAGCTCACTCTCTCCCATTGATGCAGCTCCGCCATCCCCAATACCTCAG GTATATTTGGGCGAGCAGTATGTAAATAACCCTACATTGTCTGATGTGACATTTTTAGTTGAAG GAAAACGGTTTTATGCACACAGAATTTGTTTGCTTGCTTCATCTGATGCATTTCGAGCTATGTTCGATGGTGGTTACAGG GAGAGAGATGCGAAAGACATAGAGATTCCTAATATTAGATGGGATGTTTTCGAGTTGATGATGAG GTACATATATACAGGATCTGTTGATGTCAACTTAGATATTGCACAAGATCTTCTGAGGGCTGCTGATCAGTATCTATTGGAGGGTCTGAAGCGTCTGTGTGAATATACCATTGCACAG GATATATCAGCGGAGAATGTGTCTCTCATGTTCGAGTTATCAGAGGCGTTTAATGCTTTGTCTTTGAGACATGCGTGCATTCTATTCACCCTTGAAAAGTTTGACAAGTTATGCATCATGCCATG GTATCCTCAGCTGATCCAGCGTATCTTACCAGAGACCCGAAATTACTTTGTGAGAATGCTGACCAGACCCATCCATGCCGAATTAAGACGGTAG